From a single Candidatus Poribacteria bacterium genomic region:
- a CDS encoding quinolinate synthase NadA, whose product MNSQPTVSQHNHIDKSALSVESVKKELYKRNHPSLTPIDIEAHAETVYQILRLKEKHNVVILGHNYMEPLVFGLSTKSEQGDSLGLSMYAAKTNAPYILFNGVPFMAETAKILNPSKTVLAADKTAGCSLADNFGAKEVRKLKALYPGVPVMIYINSYADAKAESDICCTSANAAQIAREMPGNEILFVPDIYFAENLEEELKGTKTVFYPGKGNQERGAVCEVHEKFLLSDLLAIRNSFDIPKGHSTRILYAHWECRPEVLQEADFYGSTSQIGQDIAKRVEENRLERAFVASECELTSNLAQEFPTVQFSTACSVRCSHMAKITLDKVLNVLQALDKGDDLSPHEVTLMPEVIERARTPIERMLELSA is encoded by the coding sequence ATGAATTCCCAACCAACAGTATCCCAACACAATCATATCGATAAATCAGCGCTCAGTGTTGAAAGTGTGAAGAAAGAGCTTTATAAGCGGAACCATCCCAGCTTAACACCTATCGACATTGAAGCGCACGCAGAAACAGTGTATCAAATATTGAGACTGAAGGAAAAGCACAATGTAGTGATACTCGGCCATAATTACATGGAGCCTCTCGTATTTGGTTTGTCGACAAAGAGTGAGCAAGGTGATTCACTTGGGTTGAGCATGTACGCTGCAAAAACCAACGCACCGTACATCCTCTTTAACGGTGTGCCGTTCATGGCGGAAACTGCGAAAATCCTCAATCCTTCAAAAACGGTTCTCGCTGCAGATAAGACAGCGGGCTGCTCCTTGGCGGATAATTTTGGGGCTAAAGAGGTCAGGAAGCTAAAGGCACTCTATCCAGGGGTTCCTGTCATGATTTACATCAATAGCTACGCCGATGCAAAGGCGGAGTCGGACATCTGTTGTACGTCCGCAAATGCCGCCCAAATCGCCCGAGAAATGCCGGGCAATGAGATTCTTTTTGTTCCTGACATTTATTTCGCGGAGAATTTAGAGGAGGAACTGAAGGGAACGAAAACAGTCTTCTACCCCGGTAAAGGGAACCAAGAAAGAGGAGCCGTATGTGAGGTGCATGAAAAATTCCTGCTTTCAGATCTCTTAGCAATACGTAATTCATTTGACATCCCCAAAGGTCATTCCACCAGAATACTTTATGCACACTGGGAATGTCGCCCTGAAGTGCTTCAGGAAGCCGATTTTTACGGCAGTACCAGCCAGATAGGACAGGACATTGCTAAGAGGGTAGAGGAAAATCGGTTGGAACGCGCCTTTGTTGCTTCGGAGTGCGAGTTGACCTCCAATTTGGCGCAGGAATTCCCGACCGTACAATTTTCGACCGCCTGTTCTGTACGGTGTTCTCACATGGCGAAGATCACCCTTGATAAGGTGCTTAATGTCCTACAGGCGCTTGATAAAGGTGACGATTTGAGTCCGCACGAAGTGACACTTATGCCGGAGGTCATCGAACGAGCAAGAACGCCCATTGAGCGGATGCTAGAGCTAAGCGCGTGA
- a CDS encoding LamG domain-containing protein: protein MNSVVTRLGILLVTLTVMSFISMNVSEARIQPEDIVAMWLFDEVEKDVTKDLSGNLHHAELVGNPELVEGKFGKAFAFGKGKYLEVPHHRKLQINDVITISVWVKRPLRQDANDIAEAPFYIMEKGGNWGFGQQGQANYGIALHKILKNMFFFFFRGGFRGVEGIPDDQWHHYVAVAKHNEDDPKIYIDGILREIALRDGEKRIALFPDSKRNLHIGALIPERFDSFSESVIDELIIFNTALDEAEIIQLKTGIGNILFAVDASGKLATTWGRIKQGW, encoded by the coding sequence ATGAACAGTGTCGTAACAAGATTAGGCATTCTCCTCGTCACTTTGACGGTTATGAGTTTTATCTCGATGAACGTGAGCGAAGCTCGAATCCAGCCCGAAGATATCGTTGCGATGTGGCTTTTTGATGAGGTCGAGAAAGATGTGACGAAAGACCTCTCTGGTAACCTACATCATGCGGAGTTGGTGGGAAACCCGGAGTTGGTAGAAGGGAAATTCGGCAAGGCATTTGCCTTTGGGAAGGGTAAATATCTGGAGGTGCCGCACCATAGAAAGTTACAGATCAATGATGTCATCACCATCTCTGTATGGGTAAAAAGACCGCTCCGGCAGGATGCGAACGATATTGCTGAAGCACCTTTTTATATTATGGAAAAGGGTGGAAACTGGGGGTTTGGTCAGCAGGGACAGGCGAATTATGGAATAGCACTTCACAAGATTCTCAAGAATATGTTCTTTTTCTTTTTTAGAGGTGGGTTCCGCGGAGTGGAAGGTATCCCTGATGATCAATGGCATCATTATGTCGCTGTTGCCAAACATAATGAGGACGATCCTAAGATTTATATTGATGGCATCTTGCGGGAGATCGCGCTCCGGGATGGCGAAAAGAGAATAGCATTGTTTCCGGATTCCAAGAGGAATCTACATATTGGTGCACTGATCCCGGAGAGATTTGATTCTTTCAGTGAAAGTGTGATCGACGAATTGATCATATTCAACACTGCCTTGGATGAAGCTGAGATTATACAACTCAAGACAGGGATAGGGAATATTCTATTTGCAGTAGACGCATCGGGTAAACTTGCTACAACTTGGGGGAGGATTAAACAGGGTTGGTAG
- a CDS encoding aldo/keto reductase, with translation METIRLVSGHEIPVLGLGTWNLRDEQCKTVVKIALELGYNHIDTAWMYANQKEIGDALREIGAARENLYITSKIWHTHLKYDQVHSQFDECLTDLQTDYVDLLLVHHPGDGTVPMEETLSAFNEIHDAGKAKSIGISNFSIEQVDQARAISQAPITTNQVEYHAHSQHENLLQHCHALQIPLTAHRPLAVGKIVDDPVLGGIGATHGKTAAQIALRWLLQKGLIVIPKSGSDPHLRENLDLFDWELTPEEMEKINNL, from the coding sequence ATGGAAACAATTCGACTTGTATCGGGTCATGAAATTCCTGTTTTGGGACTTGGGACATGGAACTTGCGGGACGAACAGTGCAAAACCGTTGTCAAGATAGCCCTTGAACTCGGTTATAACCACATTGACACCGCTTGGATGTACGCCAATCAAAAGGAAATTGGGGATGCGCTGCGGGAAATTGGTGCAGCTAGGGAGAATCTTTATATTACCTCTAAGATTTGGCACACCCACCTAAAGTATGATCAGGTGCACTCCCAATTTGATGAATGCTTAACAGATCTACAAACCGATTATGTAGATCTGTTGCTAGTCCACCATCCCGGCGATGGAACTGTACCGATGGAAGAAACCTTGTCCGCATTCAACGAGATACACGACGCAGGCAAGGCAAAAAGTATCGGCATCAGCAACTTTAGTATCGAACAGGTAGATCAGGCAAGGGCAATCTCCCAGGCACCCATCACGACCAATCAGGTGGAATATCACGCCCATAGTCAACACGAGAATCTCTTGCAACACTGTCATGCACTTCAGATTCCCTTGACCGCCCATCGCCCACTAGCAGTCGGCAAAATCGTTGACGATCCAGTTTTGGGAGGCATTGGTGCCACACACGGAAAAACAGCGGCACAGATCGCCTTGCGATGGCTGCTTCAGAAGGGTTTAATCGTGATTCCCAAATCGGGCTCTGACCCCCATCTGAGAGAAAATCTTGACCTGTTTGATTGGGAACTAACACCTGAAGAAATGGAAAAGATCAACAACCTTTGA
- a CDS encoding cold-shock protein, with amino-acid sequence MATGRVKWFSNQKGYGFITTDSGEDVFIHYSAIEGVGFKSLDEGQEVEFIKRKTL; translated from the coding sequence ATGGCAACAGGCCGTGTGAAATGGTTTAGCAACCAAAAAGGCTACGGATTCATCACTACTGATTCAGGGGAAGATGTGTTTATACATTATTCCGCTATCGAAGGCGTTGGCTTCAAATCTCTCGATGAGGGACAAGAAGTTGAGTTTATCAAGCGGAAAACGTTGTGA
- the rimI gene encoding ribosomal protein S18-alanine N-acetyltransferase: MKRIKVKLPFPEIRVDCMQESDLPAVMEIERSSFSCPWEEASFRDGLRPGSHHVYFLVSRHDQNPIAFINFWVVEDDAHIANFAVSPNYRNQGVGKYLLAESLVNIRKLGGNHVSLEVRVSNNPAQHLYRQFGFRIVAVREKYYMDNREDAYVFQLSDLGKIDLCIDHADYTNSEPKAC; the protein is encoded by the coding sequence TTGAAACGCATTAAAGTAAAGCTGCCGTTCCCAGAGATTCGGGTTGATTGCATGCAGGAAAGCGATCTGCCGGCAGTAATGGAGATTGAACGAAGTTCGTTTTCCTGTCCGTGGGAGGAAGCCTCGTTTCGTGATGGACTGAGACCGGGAAGCCATCATGTTTACTTTCTGGTCAGCCGCCACGATCAAAATCCGATTGCGTTTATTAATTTCTGGGTCGTAGAAGACGATGCGCATATTGCCAACTTCGCTGTCTCTCCCAATTATCGAAATCAAGGTGTTGGTAAATATCTGCTTGCAGAATCGCTTGTAAATATCCGGAAACTGGGGGGCAATCATGTCTCTTTGGAGGTGCGAGTGAGCAATAACCCGGCACAGCATCTCTACAGACAATTTGGGTTTCGGATTGTTGCTGTTCGGGAGAAATATTATATGGACAATCGTGAAGATGCCTACGTTTTTCAACTGTCTGACCTTGGGAAAATTGATCTGTGCATTGACCATGCGGATTATACAAATTCTGAGCCCAAGGCTTGTTGA
- a CDS encoding Gfo/Idh/MocA family oxidoreductase, with product MAKTYRVGIIGCGGMGRSHANAWPTTGRAEVVTAADMNPDAAAQLAHEFSLSTHYTDIREMFEKETLDVVSITTWQSVRAELTLIAAEAGVSGILGEKPMSASYGEAQDMMAACEKSGTKLVVGHQRRFMPQNCEARRLIQQGAIGEPQAMLRRDGYGLLNRGTHEIDEMRYILGDPEPLWLIGQVSRRTDKWERRVRCEDLCMAEICFEGGIRGIYESDLPDPGLRGDAVYGSEGQLRRGADGTIELLNSKVAGWQTITPRQNEPNQYEEMIAWLDGEIEEHRNAGRHAATTMGILMAIYESLRIKDVVEFPLTTRANPLDLMVEGGMLPVFVEGRYDIRAPFPEQQN from the coding sequence ATGGCAAAAACATACCGAGTTGGAATCATTGGTTGTGGTGGGATGGGAAGGTCTCATGCCAATGCTTGGCCAACTACTGGTCGCGCTGAAGTGGTGACCGCGGCGGATATGAATCCGGACGCTGCCGCTCAACTAGCGCACGAATTTTCACTATCAACACATTATACTGATATCCGTGAGATGTTTGAAAAAGAGACCTTGGATGTTGTAAGTATTACAACATGGCAAAGCGTTCGCGCCGAACTCACGTTAATTGCTGCGGAAGCAGGGGTGTCAGGGATTCTCGGCGAAAAACCGATGAGCGCATCTTACGGTGAAGCGCAGGACATGATGGCCGCTTGTGAAAAGAGTGGCACCAAGCTGGTCGTCGGACATCAGCGGCGTTTTATGCCCCAGAACTGTGAGGCGCGACGGCTCATTCAGCAAGGCGCAATCGGTGAACCGCAGGCGATGTTGCGTCGCGATGGATATGGTTTGCTCAATCGAGGCACCCACGAAATTGATGAGATGCGTTACATCCTCGGTGATCCGGAACCGTTGTGGTTAATTGGGCAGGTTTCGCGTCGGACAGATAAGTGGGAACGCCGGGTACGCTGTGAAGACCTTTGCATGGCCGAAATCTGCTTTGAAGGCGGCATTCGCGGAATTTATGAGAGCGATCTCCCCGACCCTGGACTGCGTGGCGATGCTGTTTATGGGAGCGAGGGCCAACTCAGACGTGGCGCAGATGGCACAATTGAGTTGCTCAATAGCAAGGTCGCAGGGTGGCAGACCATCACGCCCCGTCAGAACGAACCGAACCAGTACGAGGAAATGATTGCATGGCTCGACGGAGAGATTGAGGAACATCGTAACGCAGGGAGACATGCCGCCACTACGATGGGGATCCTGATGGCGATTTATGAATCTTTGCGGATTAAGGATGTTGTCGAGTTTCCATTAACCACGCGCGCCAATCCACTAGATTTGATGGTGGAAGGCGGCATGTTGCCTGTATTTGTAGAGGGACGTTACGATATCCGCGCTCCATTTCCAGAGCAGCAGAATTAA
- the purH gene encoding bifunctional phosphoribosylaminoimidazolecarboxamide formyltransferase/IMP cyclohydrolase — MKKIQRALISTYDKTGLINLAKTLVQHGVEILSTGGTANTLRESGIEIREVSDYTGFPEMLDGRVKTLHPKIHGGLLAIRDNPDHVVQASNQGIEFIDLVVSNLYPFEETIAEEGVELAEAIENIDIGGPSMIRAAAKNYPDVAILADPQQYPNVIAELDANNGCLSGETRFRLAKAAFAHTAHYDTAISRYLGNLDAPNADFPDLLDLRYESAQSLRYGENPHQRAAFYRTHASPEPCAAWANQLSGQPLSFNNILDLEAAIEIVKDFSEPACVIIKHNNPCGLATAGSLEEAFTDALDCDRTSAFGSVIGLNQAVSLKVANTIREAANAGIKVDAVIAPSYTSKALRALSRVKRRPILETGELRQDAEIKQIRNVMGGVLVQDRDLHEITPDDLKVVTQRQPTDEEIESLLFAWQACKHVKSNCVLLAQGSKTVGIGAGQMSRVDSCIIAARKAGDRAKASVLASDAYFPFPDGVEIAGEAGVRAIIQPGGSVGDQPVIETADRYGMAMVFTGVRHFRH; from the coding sequence ATGAAAAAGATACAACGCGCATTAATCAGTACGTACGATAAAACCGGCCTTATAAATCTTGCCAAAACCCTTGTTCAACACGGTGTAGAAATTCTTTCCACAGGCGGCACCGCAAATACGCTCCGCGAATCGGGGATTGAAATTCGCGAGGTGTCTGATTACACTGGTTTCCCGGAAATGCTTGATGGGCGGGTAAAAACGCTTCACCCCAAAATCCACGGCGGCTTGTTAGCGATTAGGGATAACCCCGACCACGTGGTTCAAGCGTCGAACCAAGGGATTGAATTCATTGATCTTGTCGTTTCCAATCTCTATCCATTTGAGGAAACGATCGCTGAGGAAGGGGTCGAACTCGCCGAAGCCATTGAAAACATCGACATCGGTGGACCGTCAATGATTCGGGCAGCTGCCAAAAACTATCCCGATGTTGCTATCCTCGCGGATCCACAACAGTATCCTAACGTTATTGCGGAACTAGACGCAAACAACGGTTGTCTTTCAGGGGAAACCCGGTTTCGGTTAGCTAAAGCGGCGTTTGCACACACTGCCCATTACGACACAGCGATTTCGCGTTATCTCGGCAATCTAGATGCCCCCAATGCGGACTTTCCTGACCTGCTCGACCTCCGGTACGAGAGCGCCCAAAGTCTCCGGTACGGTGAGAATCCCCATCAGCGCGCGGCGTTCTATCGTACCCACGCTTCGCCGGAACCGTGTGCAGCGTGGGCAAATCAACTGAGTGGCCAACCGCTTTCGTTCAATAACATCCTTGATCTGGAGGCGGCTATTGAAATCGTCAAGGACTTCTCCGAACCGGCCTGCGTGATTATCAAGCATAATAACCCGTGTGGATTAGCCACGGCTGGCAGTTTGGAGGAGGCATTCACCGACGCCCTTGATTGCGATCGAACCTCTGCTTTTGGTTCCGTCATCGGTTTGAACCAAGCCGTCTCCTTGAAAGTGGCAAACACTATCCGTGAGGCAGCAAACGCAGGAATCAAAGTCGATGCCGTTATCGCTCCAAGTTACACCTCGAAAGCGCTGCGCGCGCTCTCCCGCGTGAAGCGCCGACCTATTCTCGAAACAGGTGAACTTCGGCAGGATGCCGAGATTAAGCAAATTCGGAACGTTATGGGTGGAGTTCTTGTCCAAGATCGCGATCTCCATGAAATCACACCTGATGACCTGAAGGTTGTCACGCAGCGTCAACCAACAGATGAGGAAATTGAATCACTCCTGTTTGCGTGGCAGGCGTGCAAGCACGTCAAATCAAACTGTGTACTACTCGCCCAAGGTTCAAAGACGGTCGGAATTGGTGCTGGTCAGATGAGTCGCGTTGATTCATGCATTATCGCAGCACGTAAGGCAGGTGATCGGGCGAAAGCATCCGTCCTCGCCTCTGATGCCTACTTCCCATTCCCGGACGGGGTAGAAATCGCCGGGGAAGCAGGTGTGCGGGCAATTATTCAACCCGGCGGTTCGGTGGGCGATCAGCCTGTGATTGAGACAGCAGATCGATACGGTATGGCGATGGTCTTCACCGGCGTCCGGCATTTTCGGCACTAA
- a CDS encoding phytanoyl-CoA dioxygenase family protein — MIRPTEAQTTQWEEKGYLVFEDAIQDDQLKRLQTVFDYWAEKCKPAWLDRIEAGEAAASFYDIPDPFDKDAIFVDMIDHPSYYGSLMAFTDDDLILLGPQVRTVPPGPVCYTGWHPDVPQSNPLHIKVQVYVNDVEPESGEFAFVPGSHKPDAGPYSKAQRLEAMPGHKRFSGKAGTAIMFNSYGWHTAMDNHTDTPRKSLILIYEKRTPGRVDSKRFVSIAHLCTTRERRKLFGLEE; from the coding sequence ATGATCAGACCCACCGAAGCCCAAACGACACAATGGGAAGAAAAAGGTTACCTTGTCTTCGAAGATGCAATTCAGGACGATCAGTTGAAGCGGCTCCAAACCGTCTTCGATTATTGGGCGGAAAAGTGCAAGCCTGCATGGTTAGACCGTATAGAGGCAGGCGAGGCAGCTGCGTCGTTTTACGACATCCCAGACCCCTTTGACAAAGATGCAATCTTTGTAGATATGATTGATCATCCCAGCTATTACGGCAGTTTGATGGCATTTACGGACGACGATTTGATTCTGTTGGGACCGCAGGTCCGCACCGTTCCGCCGGGCCCCGTCTGTTACACCGGTTGGCATCCCGATGTGCCACAGAGTAATCCGCTGCATATCAAGGTCCAAGTTTACGTGAACGATGTCGAACCCGAATCCGGCGAATTTGCGTTTGTGCCGGGGAGCCACAAACCCGACGCAGGACCGTACTCCAAAGCGCAGCGGCTAGAAGCAATGCCCGGTCATAAGCGGTTTTCGGGAAAAGCAGGCACTGCGATTATGTTCAACTCGTACGGCTGGCACACCGCCATGGATAACCACACAGACACGCCACGAAAATCGCTCATCCTCATTTACGAAAAACGGACGCCGGGGCGCGTAGATTCAAAGCGGTTTGTCTCCATTGCTCACCTTTGCACGACGCGGGAACGGCGGAAACTGTTCGGTTTGGAGGAGTGA
- a CDS encoding amidohydrolase family protein, with the protein MTRIDSHLHVFAKVSPEFPREPTPVCPADREETAEKLLDEMEANGIDQAMLVQTGGTEIKHHAYLLHCLRTYPDRFLGIGLVPPRLTEPEDHMDRLTDGTGIIGFRLSSIGGPRDPFARINIREIKTYRIWKHAAENDYVLWLYPRAVDAHLLQYLIDAFPQVRVVLNHLGICPGEGKFSWDAKGRPRIETVEYNPAFHTTHRLACFENVMMHISGQYAFSNEAYPYLDLARWHQRILDLFGAKRLMWATDFPWILEDPGYDQLTGILNKLLPDLRDDEYDDIMGENAKRFLRFPNRA; encoded by the coding sequence ATGACGCGCATAGATTCCCATCTCCACGTTTTCGCCAAAGTTTCTCCTGAATTTCCCAGAGAACCAACTCCGGTCTGCCCGGCGGATCGGGAAGAAACCGCCGAAAAACTACTGGATGAAATGGAAGCAAACGGCATTGACCAAGCAATGCTCGTGCAGACCGGTGGCACTGAGATTAAACACCACGCCTACCTACTGCACTGTTTGAGGACGTATCCTGATCGCTTCCTCGGTATTGGATTAGTGCCGCCACGCCTTACCGAACCGGAAGACCACATGGATAGACTGACAGATGGCACCGGGATTATCGGTTTTCGGCTATCTTCGATTGGAGGCCCGAGAGATCCGTTTGCTCGAATCAACATCAGGGAAATCAAAACCTATCGTATCTGGAAACATGCCGCGGAGAACGATTATGTTCTCTGGTTGTATCCTCGCGCGGTTGATGCACACCTGCTCCAGTATCTGATTGATGCCTTTCCCCAAGTCCGGGTTGTCCTGAACCATCTGGGAATTTGTCCCGGCGAAGGGAAATTCTCTTGGGACGCGAAAGGGCGACCACGAATTGAAACAGTCGAATATAATCCGGCTTTTCACACAACCCACCGGCTTGCCTGTTTTGAAAATGTAATGATGCATATATCAGGTCAATACGCCTTCAGCAATGAAGCATATCCCTATCTAGACCTTGCCCGGTGGCACCAGCGAATACTCGATCTTTTCGGTGCAAAGCGGCTGATGTGGGCAACCGATTTTCCGTGGATCTTGGAAGATCCCGGATACGACCAACTCACCGGCATCCTCAACAAACTGTTACCGGATCTACGCGACGACGAATACGATGACATCATGGGTGAGAATGCGAAACGGTTTCTAAGATTTCCCAACCGTGCGTGA
- the holA gene encoding DNA polymerase III subunit delta, whose amino-acid sequence MRQQAQASTSNIIKEMQAGKVRPVYLLCGEEQYLVESTLKQMLENLLSPETRDFNLTHLDGAEVSVREILSTVEVYPVMADWRVVVVSEATVFKRQQGPSSPEIIETAAEAAEEGNPRKAIALMVKVLGVSAQDIADESSDFRETISDLIEANEEGLSPEDLEFLHNLSQITAQIEDLQHISGTADDTEILIQWLDGELPKTSVLIFTVKGNVDGRSRLVKLIGRVGRHASFASLEPARSGQQDRVYQGVARKLETFGKKISPNAFSLLQKRTGNDMHLIAEAIEKIIAFVGDKTRVDERDIETIIAQSSFENIFALTDALGKRSVSQALSSLHSVLESGEPPIKVNALIARQIRLTLQAKLLAERGDLKPMVDRMNYQSFADNVFKPLANKMSNYLPNVAQVNLLKQNPYAAYKVIQAIPFFSTEELIHGLEQTLEADVQLKSSQLDPECILEQLVYELCTKPNTRRLARNRI is encoded by the coding sequence ATGAGACAACAAGCGCAAGCCTCGACATCAAACATAATCAAGGAAATGCAAGCCGGCAAGGTTCGTCCTGTTTATCTGCTATGCGGCGAAGAACAGTATCTGGTAGAGAGCACCCTCAAGCAGATGCTTGAAAATCTTTTGTCACCTGAAACCCGTGATTTTAATCTGACTCACCTTGATGGCGCGGAGGTCTCTGTCCGCGAGATTCTCAGTACGGTGGAAGTCTATCCAGTGATGGCAGATTGGCGGGTTGTTGTTGTGAGCGAAGCCACGGTGTTTAAGAGACAGCAGGGGCCATCATCGCCAGAGATCATAGAAACCGCCGCTGAAGCCGCCGAAGAAGGAAATCCACGGAAAGCAATCGCACTGATGGTCAAGGTTTTGGGCGTTTCAGCGCAAGACATTGCTGACGAAAGTAGCGACTTCAGGGAAACCATCAGCGATCTCATCGAGGCGAACGAAGAAGGTTTGAGTCCTGAAGACCTCGAATTTCTCCACAACTTATCCCAAATTACCGCTCAAATTGAGGATTTGCAACACATATCAGGCACAGCTGATGATACTGAAATCCTGATCCAGTGGCTAGATGGGGAGCTACCCAAAACGAGTGTTTTAATATTTACGGTCAAAGGAAACGTCGATGGACGGAGTCGGCTTGTCAAATTGATTGGTCGTGTTGGTCGACATGCCTCGTTTGCCTCGCTAGAGCCCGCAAGATCGGGTCAGCAAGATCGGGTCTACCAAGGTGTTGCCAGAAAACTTGAAACATTCGGGAAGAAGATTTCGCCCAACGCGTTTAGCCTCCTTCAGAAGCGGACAGGAAACGACATGCACTTGATTGCTGAAGCGATCGAAAAGATAATTGCTTTTGTCGGGGACAAGACACGGGTTGACGAGCGGGATATCGAAACCATCATAGCGCAGAGCAGTTTCGAGAACATCTTCGCACTTACCGATGCACTTGGGAAAAGATCCGTCTCGCAAGCGTTGTCTAGTCTCCACAGCGTTCTAGAAAGTGGCGAGCCACCGATCAAAGTCAATGCCCTCATTGCGCGGCAAATTCGACTCACACTCCAGGCGAAACTGCTTGCCGAGAGGGGTGACCTAAAACCGATGGTGGATAGGATGAATTACCAAAGTTTCGCAGATAATGTTTTCAAGCCACTTGCCAATAAGATGTCCAATTACCTGCCTAATGTAGCGCAAGTCAATCTCCTCAAGCAGAATCCTTACGCTGCTTATAAAGTTATCCAAGCAATTCCCTTCTTTAGCACGGAAGAATTAATCCACGGATTGGAACAAACATTAGAAGCGGATGTACAGCTCAAGAGCAGTCAATTAGATCCGGAGTGCATCTTAGAACAGCTAGTCTATGAGCTTTGTACAAAGCCAAATACTAGGCGGCTGGCAAGAAACAGAATATGA
- a CDS encoding SAM-dependent chlorinase/fluorinase codes for MRKCFYYGVRLLLLFLIVVSLTPPTMGDQTNGLIIMITDFGVKDFYVGAMKGAMYKIFPQATIDEISHGVSKFDIKEGAYTLAKAAPEFPIGTVFVGVIDPGVGTQRKPIAMKTKNGNCFIAPDNGLLTLIGDSMGVAEVREITNRDVMRQDVQSSTFHGRDIFGPAAAHLAKGFAFEKVGPVLEKYVQLPISFAKIVNDTIVGQIEVIDEYGNVITNIRPDLFEKLGIQGGQTIEVEFSHHRTVGCKYVKAYGDAPVGFFVGLFGSGGVFEVAINQGNLAKQLKLEATGKCIVRKESD; via the coding sequence ATGAGAAAATGCTTTTACTACGGCGTCCGGCTGCTATTATTGTTTCTGATTGTTGTTAGCTTGACGCCACCTACGATGGGAGACCAGACCAACGGCTTAATCATCATGATAACGGATTTCGGTGTTAAGGATTTTTACGTCGGTGCGATGAAGGGGGCAATGTATAAGATCTTCCCACAGGCGACAATTGACGAGATTTCCCACGGAGTCTCGAAATTTGATATTAAGGAGGGGGCATATACACTCGCCAAAGCTGCGCCAGAATTTCCGATAGGGACAGTTTTCGTTGGTGTTATCGATCCGGGGGTTGGCACCCAACGCAAACCGATCGCGATGAAAACGAAGAATGGCAACTGTTTTATTGCGCCGGATAATGGGCTCTTAACACTGATTGGCGATTCAATGGGTGTCGCGGAGGTGCGAGAAATCACGAACCGCGATGTCATGCGTCAGGACGTTCAATCAAGCACGTTTCACGGTCGAGATATTTTTGGCCCCGCTGCGGCGCATCTTGCCAAAGGGTTTGCGTTTGAAAAGGTCGGTCCCGTCCTGGAGAAGTATGTCCAGCTGCCAATTTCATTTGCGAAGATAGTTAATGACACAATTGTTGGGCAGATCGAGGTAATTGACGAATATGGAAATGTTATCACGAATATACGTCCCGACCTGTTTGAAAAACTGGGTATACAAGGTGGGCAGACTATTGAGGTTGAGTTTAGCCACCATAGAACTGTCGGCTGCAAATATGTCAAGGCTTACGGGGATGCGCCGGTCGGCTTTTTTGTTGGGTTGTTTGGGAGTGGTGGGGTTTTTGAGGTTGCCATCAACCAAGGAAATCTTGCCAAGCAGTTAAAACTGGAAGCTACAGGGAAGTGCATTGTACGTAAGGAGTCAGACTAA